Proteins found in one Asterias amurensis chromosome 13, ASM3211899v1 genomic segment:
- the LOC139946549 gene encoding LOW QUALITY PROTEIN: zygote arrest protein 1-like (The sequence of the model RefSeq protein was modified relative to this genomic sequence to represent the inferred CDS: inserted 2 bases in 1 codon) → MSAKRCVLNLSGTLFTCLPETTYWTXGTPSFAKKNRRHELPRTAIMPNDDQRRYGFYTCPSCNRGWESSYAWCFKGTYNPSSGQQCQTCKIMVKPHKVERLKCSICGMSGSLCHCDRGKRHVDINKPHRSDLCERCKRGQRCNFTARGY, encoded by the exons ATGTCTGCTAAGCGTTGTGTTCTCAACTTGTCTGGAACGCTCTTCACTTGTTTACCAG AGACGACCTATTGGAC CGGAACTCCTTCCTTTGCCAAGAAAAACCGTCGACACGAATTACCCAGGACCGCAATAATGCCGAATGACGACCAGCGCCGATATGGGTTCTACACATGCCCAAGCTGCAACCGTGGATGGGAGAGCTCCTACGCTTGGTGTTTCAAAGGAACATATAAC CCGTCGTCCGGTCAACAGTGTCAGACTTGCAAAATCATGGTCAAACCACACAAGGTAGAGAGACTGAAGTGTTCTATATGCGGAATGAGCGGCAGCCTGTGTCATTGTGACCGGGGCAAGCGTCATGTTGATATTAACAAGCCCCATCGCAGTGACCTGTGCGAACGGTGCAAGAGAGGACAGCGCTGCAACTTCACGGCTCGTGGATATTAA